The Ochotona princeps isolate mOchPri1 unplaced genomic scaffold, mOchPri1.hap1 HAP1_SCAFFOLD_388, whole genome shotgun sequence genome window below encodes:
- the LOC101529319 gene encoding uncharacterized protein LOC101529319, translating to MDKVLSKEAQPDLSQPARRWTPHPHISGKCDLCRSPALPGPSIPTSLMLEARRQPPCEGPSGRPIHPSQLLHPVAAASMGPCWALALLLSLAPILRGQSPAPQPTLSQWQGFQAQQFQGDWLVLGLAGNTLTKKDRALLNPFLVTFELNEKGQLEVSNAMTRGKRCDTWNYVLMPESQPGHFRVDGLTGPESEVVQVVEGDYDKFALVVSQRLTGTQTILRISLLAVRVWQLPSEVKNKFFCLAQGQGLTQDNIAFPDLTGNCPRERPGEEGPGPRGAAQHGVTHEWGQLPDRVLPPPALPLGCLGSPQGPRAWPVDCKSPVPPLPVTHGKPRRAVGQQARRAHRCPHAPAHVHTPTLAGCHGDSGPAGEAQASAPRPSAALSPPLSRSCPQTGHLAHTAAEDQVAPPWLSVPLPST from the exons ccctccctGGGCCCAGCATTCCTACCAGCCTGATGCTGGAGGCCAGGCGGCAACCCCCCTGCGAGGGCCCCTCCGGGAGGCCCATACACCCCAGCCAGCTGCTCCACCCCGTGGCAGCTGCCAGCATGGGGCCTTGCTGGGCCCTggcgctgctgctgtccctggcgCCCATCCTGCGTGGCCAgtccccagccccccagcccacCCTGTCCCAGTGGCAGGGCTTCCAGGCGCAGCAG TTCCAGGGTGACTGGTTGGTCTTGGGCCTGGCGGGCAACACCCTGACAAAGAAAGACCGGGCCCTGCTCAATCCCTTCCTCGTCACCTTCGAGCTCAACGAGAAAGGCCAGCTGGAGGTATCGAATGCCATGACCCG GGGCAAGCGCTGTGACACCTGGAACTACGTGCTGATGCCAGAGTCCCAGCCAGGGCACTTCCGGGTGGACGGCCTTACAG GGCCGGAGAGCGAGGTCGTCCAGGTGGTGGAAGGTGACTACGACAAGTTTGCCCTGGTGGTCTCCCAAAGACTCACTGGCACCCAGACCATCCTGCGAATCAGCCTGCTGG CAGTCAGGGTCTGGCAGCTGCCATCGGAGGTGAAGAACAAATTTTTTTGCCTGGCCCAAGGCCAGGGCCTCACACAGGACAACATCGCCTTCCCAGATCTGACCGGTAACTGTCCTCGGGAGCGGCCGGGGGAGGAGGGGCCTGGACCCCGAGGTGCTGCACAGCACGGGGTCACCCATGAGTGGGGGCAGCTGCCCGACCgggtcctccctccccctgccctaccTTTGGGGTGCCTGGGCTCCCCCCAGGGCCCGCGGGCCTGGCCAGTTGATTGCAAGTCTCCAGTCCCACCTCTGCCTGTCACGCATGGCAAGCCTCGTCGCGCTGTGGGCCAGCAAGCCAGGCGGGCCCACCGCTGCCCACACGCACCCGCGCATGTGCACACGCCCACCTTGGCAGGCTGCCACGGGGACTCGGGGCCAGCAGGGGAGGCTCAGGCCTCAGCCCCCCGACCGTCCGCAGCACTGTCCCCACCGCTCTCCCGTTCCTGCCCTCAGACTGGTCACCTGGCTCACACAGCTGCTGAAGACCAAGTGGCCCCGCCCTGGCTCAGCGTGCCCCTTCCCTCCACCTGA